In the genome of candidate division TA06 bacterium, one region contains:
- a CDS encoding M23 family metallopeptidase, protein MAIKDKTYLTLIIVPHQSDRTVTLRLPTWLAKTLAACVVFMLLGLVGVTTGYVGKFVDASLLQTLKLENRILRDKISEFGTTLDGLQGQINDFVNFDSKVRMMSGLPPIDPDVRRVGVGGFTPAPLPDGITPGTAASLQTVQQDLEKLDREARLQLESFEAIVSALNEKQEMWDHLPSIQPTPGWIISAFGVRRDPLAGDLRMHEGIDIAGPDGAIIAAPAAGTVKFVGYRNNYGLCLELDHGYGITTRYAHCSMVKVSVGQKVNRGQVVALVGQTGRVTGPHLHYEVSVNGQPKDPTTYILSARMF, encoded by the coding sequence ATGGCCATCAAGGACAAGACATATCTAACTCTGATAATAGTACCGCATCAAAGCGACCGGACCGTCACTTTAAGACTGCCGACCTGGCTAGCCAAGACCCTGGCGGCTTGCGTTGTCTTCATGCTATTAGGCCTGGTTGGGGTGACCACTGGCTATGTCGGCAAATTCGTGGACGCCTCCCTGTTGCAGACCCTGAAGTTGGAAAACAGGATCTTAAGGGATAAAATTTCGGAATTCGGAACCACGCTGGACGGCCTGCAGGGACAGATCAACGATTTCGTCAATTTCGATTCCAAGGTGCGGATGATGTCTGGCCTGCCTCCCATCGATCCCGACGTCCGGCGAGTGGGCGTGGGCGGTTTTACCCCGGCCCCGTTGCCCGATGGAATTACCCCCGGCACAGCCGCCAGTCTGCAAACGGTGCAGCAGGATTTGGAAAAGTTAGACCGCGAGGCCAGGTTACAACTGGAAAGTTTTGAAGCCATAGTCTCGGCCTTGAATGAAAAACAGGAGATGTGGGACCATCTGCCGTCCATCCAGCCCACTCCTGGCTGGATCATCAGCGCTTTCGGAGTGCGGCGCGATCCTTTAGCGGGAGACCTGCGGATGCACGAGGGAATAGATATCGCCGGCCCCGACGGCGCCATCATTGCTGCTCCGGCCGCCGGAACGGTTAAGTTCGTGGGCTATCGCAACAATTACGGGCTTTGCTTGGAGTTGGACCACGGATACGGGATCACCACCAGATATGCCCATTGTTCCATGGTCAAAGTATCGGTGGGCCAAAAAGTGAACCGGGGACAGGTAGTGGCCCTGGTGGGGCAAACCGGCCGGGTGACCGGACCCCATCTGCATTACGAAGTGAGCGTGAACGGCCAGCCGAAAGACCCAACCACTTATATCCTGTCCGCTCGGATGTTCTAA
- a CDS encoding CapA family protein produces the protein MKIPYLSIFFVFISLTTVLTQNNSGPVSILAVGDVMTGGSMASWVNDSGVNYPFANTRSLIRQADIAICNLEAPYGVKGKAFKKKFVFLVPPRLAAGIKNAGFDAVALANNHMMDYGPEPLKVTLALLDSLGIAHSGAGMNLADARKPAVVERRGIKIAFLSYSRVHPVQFWASTKKPGTAPAYENQIKEDIKRSQELADIVVVSFHWGAELMETPKQYQKDLAHLCIDNGADMVLGHHPHILQGLELYQGKLIAYSLGNFAFGSRSRKCTESVILKTNFDSTGLKRIELMPLCVDNNKVFFKPTPLSGPEGFAVLENLARLSKDLGFVFEPTDSTAVAEF, from the coding sequence ATGAAGATTCCGTACTTATCAATATTTTTTGTTTTTATCAGCCTGACAACGGTTTTGACCCAGAACAACTCCGGCCCGGTCTCCATCCTGGCGGTGGGGGACGTGATGACGGGCGGGAGCATGGCTTCCTGGGTCAACGACAGCGGGGTCAATTATCCCTTTGCCAATACCCGGTCTTTGATCCGGCAGGCCGATATCGCCATCTGCAACTTAGAAGCGCCTTACGGCGTCAAGGGAAAAGCCTTCAAAAAGAAGTTCGTCTTCCTGGTCCCGCCCCGGCTCGCCGCCGGAATAAAAAACGCGGGTTTTGATGCGGTGGCTCTGGCCAACAACCACATGATGGACTATGGCCCGGAGCCGCTCAAAGTAACTTTGGCACTGCTGGATTCCCTGGGCATAGCCCATAGCGGAGCGGGGATGAATCTGGCCGATGCTCGTAAACCAGCGGTGGTGGAGCGCCGGGGGATCAAAATCGCTTTCCTGTCATATTCCCGGGTCCACCCCGTGCAGTTTTGGGCCTCCACGAAAAAGCCCGGCACCGCCCCGGCCTATGAAAACCAAATAAAAGAGGATATCAAAAGGTCCCAAGAACTGGCGGACATTGTGGTCGTTTCGTTTCACTGGGGAGCCGAACTGATGGAAACGCCAAAGCAGTACCAAAAAGACCTGGCCCATCTGTGTATAGATAACGGGGCGGATATGGTGCTGGGGCATCATCCCCATATTCTACAGGGGCTGGAACTGTACCAGGGAAAACTGATCGCTTACAGTCTGGGCAACTTCGCCTTCGGGTCCCGCAGCCGGAAATGCACCGAGAGCGTGATCCTTAAAACGAACTTTGATTCAACCGGATTGAAACGGATAGAACTGATGCCTTTGTGCGTGGACAACAATAAAGTGTTCTTTAAGCCCACTCCTTTATCCGGACCGGAAGGGTTTGCTGTGTTGGAAAACCTGGCCCGGCTTTCAAAAGACCTGGGTTTTGTCTTTGAGCCAACAGACAGCACGGCGGTGGCGGAGTTTTAG
- the tig gene encoding trigger factor — MKVELKEPKVWQRVFEIEVPGEQVKAAIEELYLDYSRNAKIPGFRPGKVPRTVLEARFGKGIEAEAIERLVPESYEKALVEHKIVPVNRAEISDLGFTPDRSIKFKAAFEVLPQVSIKQYKGLPAAKRLRKITGQDADREIEYLQGLYAEYKKSANPAKEGDRLMIDFVPVSGLENPERARGENYPVDLGMPRVLSEFNQSLIGAQAGQEKEIAVKYPDDYQGTGLAGKKAVFKVTVKEVREKLLPALDDEFAKKVSEYQTLAELKEKIKNGLEARSNAEAAEGVRVQVLQKMIEDNPLELPQSLVAGELDKMVADAKERHQQQYKHQDGHECQECPDDAKLKEQYLPIAEWKIKEDLLMAEVARQEKIEVSDAELDESFADLARYYRKTTEEIKATFSANQDRLDDLKDRIAVTKAGKLVAEAAAVKEEFI, encoded by the coding sequence TTGAAGGTCGAGTTGAAGGAGCCAAAGGTCTGGCAGCGCGTTTTTGAGATCGAGGTGCCGGGTGAGCAGGTCAAGGCCGCCATCGAAGAACTTTATCTGGATTACAGCCGCAATGCCAAGATCCCAGGATTCCGTCCGGGTAAGGTTCCCCGCACCGTGCTGGAGGCCCGTTTCGGCAAAGGGATAGAGGCCGAGGCCATCGAGCGGCTGGTGCCGGAGTCCTACGAAAAGGCCCTGGTGGAACACAAAATAGTGCCGGTAAACCGGGCCGAGATCTCGGACCTGGGCTTCACTCCCGACCGGAGCATCAAGTTCAAGGCCGCTTTTGAAGTGCTGCCCCAGGTTTCCATCAAGCAATACAAGGGCCTGCCGGCCGCTAAGCGTCTGCGCAAAATAACCGGCCAGGACGCGGACCGGGAAATAGAATATCTGCAGGGCCTGTATGCCGAATATAAGAAGAGCGCGAATCCGGCCAAAGAAGGCGACCGGCTGATGATAGATTTTGTGCCGGTGTCGGGCCTGGAGAACCCCGAAAGGGCCAGGGGCGAAAACTATCCGGTTGATCTGGGCATGCCTCGGGTTCTGTCGGAGTTCAATCAGAGCCTGATTGGCGCCCAGGCCGGGCAGGAAAAAGAGATCGCCGTAAAATACCCAGACGATTACCAGGGGACCGGATTGGCCGGCAAGAAAGCGGTGTTCAAGGTTACGGTCAAGGAAGTGCGGGAAAAGCTGCTGCCGGCCCTGGACGACGAATTCGCCAAAAAGGTCAGCGAGTACCAGACCCTGGCCGAACTGAAGGAGAAGATCAAGAACGGCCTGGAGGCCCGCTCCAACGCCGAGGCCGCCGAGGGGGTGAGGGTGCAGGTGCTGCAGAAGATGATTGAGGACAATCCGCTGGAACTCCCCCAGTCGCTGGTGGCCGGTGAACTGGACAAGATGGTGGCCGATGCCAAGGAACGCCATCAGCAGCAGTACAAACACCAGGACGGACACGAATGCCAGGAATGCCCCGATGACGCCAAGCTCAAAGAACAGTACCTTCCGATCGCCGAGTGGAAGATCAAAGAGGACCTGCTGATGGCCGAGGTGGCCAGACAGGAAAAGATAGAGGTGTCAGATGCCGAACTGGACGAGTCATTTGCCGACCTGGCCCGCTATTACCGTAAAACAACGGAGGAGATCAAGGCCACCTTCAGCGCCAACCAGGACCGGCTGGATGACCTGAAGGACCGGATCGCCGTCACCAAGGCCGGCAAGCTGGTGGCCGAGGCGGCCGCGGTCAAGGAAGAATTCATCTAG
- the clpP gene encoding ATP-dependent Clp endopeptidase proteolytic subunit ClpP — protein sequence MSLVPFVIEQSGRGERAYDIYSRLLKDRIIFIGSPIEDTVANLIIAQLLFLEAEDPEKDIQFYINSPGGSVTSGLAIYDTIQYIKSDVVTICMGMAASLGALLLAAGAKGKRFALPNSRIMIHQPLGGVQGQATDIDIHAKEILLIREKLNGILASHTGQSAERIAKDTDRNFWMSSDEAKEYGIIDDIMKTRIHALKNEEKK from the coding sequence ATGAGCTTAGTCCCATTTGTAATCGAGCAGAGCGGCCGCGGCGAGCGGGCCTACGACATTTATTCCCGGCTTTTAAAGGACCGGATCATCTTCATCGGCTCGCCCATCGAAGACACTGTGGCCAACCTGATCATCGCCCAGCTGTTATTTCTGGAGGCCGAGGACCCGGAAAAGGACATCCAGTTCTACATCAATTCGCCGGGGGGCTCGGTCACTTCGGGCCTGGCCATCTACGACACCATCCAGTACATCAAAAGCGACGTGGTCACCATCTGCATGGGAATGGCCGCCAGCCTGGGCGCCCTGCTGTTGGCCGCCGGCGCCAAGGGCAAGCGCTTTGCCCTGCCCAATTCCAGGATCATGATCCACCAGCCGCTGGGCGGGGTGCAGGGCCAGGCCACCGACATCGATATCCACGCCAAGGAGATCCTGTTGATCCGCGAGAAACTCAACGGCATCCTGGCCAGCCACACCGGGCAATCGGCGGAGAGGATCGCTAAGGACACCGACCGCAATTTCTGGATGTCGTCCGACGAGGCCAAGGAATACGGGATCATTGATGACATCATGAAGACCCGGATCCACGCCTTAAAGAACGAAGAGAAAAAGTAG
- a CDS encoding ATP-binding protein encodes MVKGYGCLMVDEAQAVPNIGPSLKLLIDNEPGLAVFITGSSAFDLKGKVGEPLVGRSLYLHLHPISQLELTESEDYLTASQRLESRLIYGAYPQVITAETEKEKREQLQSIRDGYLLKDILTLDNLKDSLFVFTLLRLLAFQIGQDVSFAELASNLNVHAKTVRRYLELLEKTFVLFSHQGHSRNLRKEYAKSPRYYFWDNGIRNALISNFNPLHLRDDAGRLGENYCISERIKRNAYKQQAANYYFWRTYDQTEIDLIEERGGRLHGYEFKWSSARAKKPSEFLSVYKHSDYKVVNRNNYLDFIAK; translated from the coding sequence TTGGTGAAGGGTTACGGCTGCCTGATGGTGGACGAGGCCCAGGCAGTGCCCAACATCGGGCCCAGTCTCAAGCTGCTGATAGACAACGAGCCGGGGCTGGCCGTGTTCATCACCGGTTCTTCCGCCTTTGACCTCAAGGGCAAGGTGGGCGAGCCGCTGGTGGGCCGCAGCCTGTATCTTCACCTGCATCCCATCTCCCAACTGGAGCTTACGGAAAGCGAGGATTATTTAACTGCGTCGCAAAGGCTGGAGAGCCGGCTGATATACGGGGCCTATCCCCAGGTGATTACAGCGGAAACCGAAAAGGAGAAACGCGAACAGTTGCAGTCCATCAGGGACGGATATCTGTTGAAAGACATTTTGACCCTGGACAACCTCAAAGACTCCCTGTTCGTATTCACTCTCTTAAGGCTGCTGGCTTTTCAGATCGGGCAGGATGTTTCCTTTGCCGAGCTGGCCTCTAACCTCAATGTTCACGCCAAGACCGTCCGGCGGTATCTGGAACTGCTGGAAAAAACGTTCGTGCTGTTTTCACACCAGGGCCACAGCCGCAATTTGCGCAAGGAATACGCCAAATCGCCCCGTTATTATTTTTGGGACAACGGGATCCGCAACGCGCTGATATCCAACTTCAACCCGCTTCATCTGCGGGATGACGCGGGGCGGCTGGGGGAAAATTACTGCATCAGCGAGAGGATAAAACGGAACGCTTACAAACAGCAGGCGGCCAACTATTATTTTTGGCGGACCTATGACCAAACAGAAATAGATTTGATTGAAGAACGCGGGGGGCGGCTGCACGGATACGAGTTCAAGTGGTCCTCCGCCAGGGCTAAAAAACCTTCGGAGTTTCTTTCCGTTTACAAGCACAGCGACTACAAGGTGGTCAACCGGAATAACTACCTGGATTTTATCGCCAAATAA
- a CDS encoding DUF58 domain-containing protein — MPDIKSNLSPRLLAQIKRLDLRARLVVEGFLTGLHKSPYHGFSVEFAEYRPYLPGDEVKRIDWKVLARSDKYFVKEFEEETNLKAYILLDSSASMGYHSRNVVNKLEYGSSLAAALSFLLLSQNDAAGLALFNSRLQKYLPPRSRRTHWHAILQELNQARPQGQTSYKRIFLELAGHLKRRGLLVLISDLWGDDGEIINSLKNFRHLKHEVLVFHLLDPDEASFPFKSEAVFADMETGQELQLSPSDIRQKYLAALKQRTDYLGRECRRHLIDYQPLVTDQPFDQALLKYLHKRQKLG; from the coding sequence ATGCCAGACATTAAATCCAATCTATCCCCCCGGCTGCTGGCCCAGATCAAACGGCTGGATTTAAGGGCCCGGCTGGTGGTGGAGGGCTTTTTGACCGGGCTGCACAAAAGCCCCTACCATGGGTTCTCGGTGGAGTTCGCCGAATACCGGCCCTATCTGCCAGGCGATGAGGTCAAGCGGATAGACTGGAAGGTGCTGGCCCGGAGCGACAAGTATTTCGTCAAGGAATTTGAGGAGGAGACCAACCTCAAGGCCTATATATTGCTTGACAGTTCCGCCTCCATGGGTTACCATAGCAGGAATGTGGTCAACAAACTGGAGTACGGATCTTCCTTGGCCGCGGCCCTTTCGTTTTTACTGCTGTCCCAGAACGATGCGGCCGGCCTGGCCCTGTTCAACAGCCGGCTGCAGAAATATCTGCCGCCCCGTTCCCGGCGCACCCACTGGCACGCCATTTTGCAGGAACTGAACCAGGCCCGGCCCCAAGGCCAGACCAGTTATAAAAGGATCTTTCTGGAACTGGCCGGCCATCTCAAGCGCCGGGGGCTGCTAGTGCTGATCTCCGACCTGTGGGGCGACGATGGCGAGATAATCAATTCCTTGAAAAACTTCCGCCACCTTAAGCATGAAGTATTGGTGTTCCATCTGCTGGACCCGGACGAGGCCTCTTTCCCCTTCAAGTCCGAAGCGGTCTTCGCCGACATGGAGACCGGGCAGGAACTGCAGCTAAGCCCGTCCGACATCAGGCAAAAATATCTGGCGGCTTTAAAACAAAGAACGGATTATCTGGGCCGGGAATGCCGCCGCCATCTGATAGACTATCAGCCCCTGGTGACCGACCAGCCTTTTGACCAGGCCTTGCTTAAATATTTGCACAAGAGGCAAAAGCTGGGGTGA
- a CDS encoding ABC transporter permease — protein sequence MNISYYWREAISGMRRAKLLSLLSVSSITAALFLLGTFLLVTVNFLEAVKSLKGKFQIQAFISDGAEMRDINGAKRIIEGMEGISQVSYISKQEALAEFRQEMGAASDFLDVLENNPLPRSFKVSLNPECQNPQAIVRVSEEIAKLPGVEEVEYGKSWLVKLYRIGSLLLAIDFSLLVIVSAAVLIVVFNTIRLTFYARRPAIEIMRLVGATDGFIRRPFVLEGFLQGALGSLIGLLMLYAGWRLVASQFGMLRFFTLRESVLLLGFGILLGALGSWGAARIFLKRV from the coding sequence TTGAACATCAGTTACTACTGGCGGGAAGCCATATCCGGCATGCGGCGGGCCAAGCTGTTAAGCCTGCTCTCCGTCTCCAGCATCACCGCGGCCCTGTTCCTGCTGGGCACCTTTCTTCTGGTGACCGTCAATTTCCTGGAGGCCGTCAAGAGCCTCAAGGGTAAGTTTCAGATCCAGGCCTTCATCAGCGACGGGGCGGAGATGCGGGACATCAACGGGGCCAAGCGAATCATCGAAGGGATGGAGGGAATCAGCCAGGTCAGCTACATCTCCAAACAGGAGGCCTTGGCCGAGTTCCGCCAGGAGATGGGGGCGGCCAGCGATTTTCTGGATGTGTTGGAGAACAACCCCCTGCCCCGGTCCTTCAAGGTATCGCTCAACCCCGAGTGCCAGAACCCTCAGGCCATCGTCCGGGTCTCCGAAGAAATCGCCAAACTTCCCGGGGTGGAAGAGGTAGAGTACGGCAAATCGTGGTTAGTCAAGCTTTACCGCATCGGCAGCCTGCTGCTGGCAATTGATTTTTCGCTTTTAGTGATCGTCAGCGCCGCAGTGCTGATAGTGGTGTTCAACACCATCCGGCTGACCTTTTACGCCCGGCGCCCGGCCATCGAGATCATGCGGTTAGTGGGGGCCACCGACGGCTTCATCCGCCGGCCTTTTGTGCTGGAGGGTTTTTTACAGGGGGCCCTGGGCAGCCTGATCGGCCTGTTGATGCTTTATGCCGGCTGGCGGCTGGTGGCCTCCCAGTTCGGGATGCTGCGGTTCTTTACTTTAAGGGAATCGGTCCTGCTGCTGGGTTTCGGGATATTGCTGGGGGCATTGGGCAGCTGGGGCGCGGCCCGGATATTCTTGAAAAGGGTTTAA
- a CDS encoding MBL fold metallo-hydrolase: MKTAIASYLLLVLAGTACTEPGRGVAADTLAQFPSDTIETSDGPLTIYFIGHATLMLKYKNLVIHVDPVNEFADYKKMPKADLILVTHEHYDHFDAKAIAAPTKKGTALVLNNASGNILKAGQGLENGDSLIIQGIRVKAIPAYNTTTGRDKFHPRGRDNGYLLSLGGKNIYIAGDTEDIPEMAELKNIDIAFLPMNQPYTMTPEQLVNAVKMIKPKIVYPYHYGATDLSGLPELLKDQKQTELRIRPMK; this comes from the coding sequence ATGAAAACAGCAATTGCATCCTATCTGCTGCTGGTTTTGGCCGGAACTGCCTGCACCGAGCCTGGTCGAGGCGTGGCCGCCGATACCCTGGCCCAGTTTCCCAGCGACACCATCGAGACCAGCGACGGCCCGCTGACCATCTACTTCATCGGGCATGCCACCCTGATGCTAAAATACAAGAACCTGGTCATCCACGTGGACCCGGTGAACGAGTTCGCCGATTACAAGAAGATGCCGAAGGCCGATTTGATCCTGGTGACCCACGAGCACTATGATCACTTTGACGCCAAGGCCATCGCGGCCCCGACCAAAAAGGGCACGGCGTTGGTGTTGAACAATGCTTCAGGGAATATTTTGAAAGCCGGGCAGGGACTGGAGAACGGCGACAGTCTGATCATCCAGGGCATCAGGGTCAAAGCAATACCGGCCTACAACACCACCACCGGCCGGGACAAGTTCCATCCCCGGGGCCGGGACAACGGTTATCTGCTGAGCCTGGGCGGCAAGAACATTTACATCGCCGGGGATACCGAGGACATCCCGGAGATGGCCGAGCTGAAGAATATCGACATTGCTTTCCTTCCCATGAACCAGCCCTATACCATGACCCCGGAGCAGTTGGTCAATGCGGTAAAGATGATCAAACCCAAGATCGTTTATCCCTACCATTACGGGGCGACCGACCTCTCGGGCTTACCGGAACTGCTAAAAGACCAAAAGCAGACCGAGCTCCGCATCCGGCCGATGAAGTGA
- a CDS encoding sulfatase-like hydrolase/transferase: MKNLKTYFLGLVPKPLLISILGLAYLLVSYELLRLGFLIANRQYFAGISAGQVLWAFVYGLRFDVSALLMLNAVILLLYNLPGFPGRQQWYSKIILALFWLANLAGFIVNLVDYGYFGFTQRRLMFELFAMPKEIMHMVPGLIGGYWHSFLLLAAAIGLFIYTSRKLFKKLDKSIHYRFNIFSEILSLLLITGLAVLGIRGGLQSKPIRQNHAFFSQHRAAGYLALNSTFTVLRSLSQPKLGQFQFMPREQAQGLVEAMLRDSNETMANREYPFLRQKQFPDSEKKLNVAIFIMESWSAGQIGAIVGGPSATPFFDSLAQHGILYTNFMANSQRSLEAVPAILTSIPAFYNNNSLIGSQAEMNRVLGLGHILLKRGYTTSFHHGAKVGSMGLDAYARTAGFLNYYGKEDFPGLADSMQDGTWGVYDEEFFLDALSRINSFKKPFASVIFSLSPHDPLKIPRYREALFAGFKDDDKFRRALRYSDHSLKVFFEKAKDEDWYGNTIFIIIGDHPYHSMRNSFTSIFQVPLLIYRPQGLVPVRNDGIASQVDILPTLLDLLNCSAIHASMGGSLLSGKEEHYAVVRHGAEFAVFDDRMALSSDLEKINGLYDYRNDGAFKNDLQTAKPAEARKLLAYLQAYIQQASHAIAKDRICRAEDVK; encoded by the coding sequence ATGAAAAACCTAAAAACATATTTCTTGGGGCTTGTCCCCAAACCTTTACTGATAAGCATTCTGGGGCTGGCATATCTATTAGTCAGCTATGAACTGCTGCGGCTGGGGTTCTTGATCGCCAACCGCCAGTACTTTGCAGGCATCTCCGCCGGACAGGTGCTGTGGGCCTTCGTCTACGGCCTGCGCTTCGACGTCTCGGCCCTGCTGATGCTGAACGCGGTCATTTTGCTGTTATACAACCTGCCGGGTTTTCCCGGACGGCAGCAATGGTATTCCAAGATAATACTGGCGCTTTTCTGGCTAGCTAATCTGGCGGGCTTCATTGTTAATCTGGTTGACTACGGGTATTTCGGCTTTACCCAGCGCCGCCTGATGTTCGAGCTGTTTGCCATGCCCAAGGAAATAATGCACATGGTCCCCGGATTGATCGGCGGTTACTGGCATTCGTTCCTGCTGCTGGCTGCGGCCATCGGCCTCTTCATTTACACCAGCCGGAAGCTCTTTAAAAAGCTTGATAAAAGCATCCACTACAGATTCAATATTTTCTCCGAGATCTTAAGCCTGCTGCTGATCACCGGGCTGGCGGTGCTGGGGATCCGCGGGGGGCTGCAGTCCAAGCCCATCAGGCAGAACCATGCTTTCTTCAGCCAGCACCGGGCCGCGGGGTATCTGGCCCTCAATTCCACCTTCACCGTGCTGCGCAGTTTAAGCCAGCCGAAGCTCGGCCAGTTCCAATTCATGCCCCGGGAGCAGGCCCAGGGATTAGTGGAAGCGATGCTCCGCGATTCCAACGAAACAATGGCGAACCGGGAGTATCCCTTCTTAAGGCAAAAACAATTCCCGGATTCTGAAAAGAAACTGAACGTGGCGATCTTCATCATGGAGAGCTGGTCGGCCGGGCAGATCGGGGCCATAGTTGGAGGGCCTTCGGCCACGCCGTTCTTCGACAGCCTGGCCCAACACGGCATCCTGTACACCAACTTCATGGCCAACTCCCAGCGCTCGCTGGAAGCGGTGCCGGCCATCCTGACCTCCATCCCGGCCTTCTACAACAACAATTCCCTCATCGGCTCGCAGGCCGAGATGAACCGGGTGCTGGGGCTGGGGCACATCCTTTTAAAGCGGGGCTACACCACTTCGTTCCATCACGGGGCCAAGGTTGGCTCCATGGGCCTTGACGCCTATGCCCGCACCGCCGGGTTCCTCAATTACTACGGCAAGGAGGATTTCCCCGGCCTAGCAGATTCAATGCAGGACGGCACCTGGGGGGTGTACGACGAGGAATTTTTTCTGGACGCTTTGTCACGGATCAACAGTTTCAAAAAACCTTTTGCCTCGGTGATATTTTCGCTGTCCCCGCACGATCCCCTTAAGATTCCGCGATACCGCGAAGCCCTGTTCGCCGGGTTCAAAGATGACGATAAATTCCGGCGGGCTTTGCGCTATTCCGACCATAGCCTGAAAGTATTTTTTGAGAAAGCAAAGGACGAGGATTGGTACGGAAATACCATATTCATAATAATCGGCGACCATCCCTACCATTCGATGCGCAACAGTTTTACCTCCATCTTCCAGGTGCCGCTGTTGATCTATCGGCCGCAGGGGCTGGTACCGGTTAGGAATGACGGCATCGCTTCGCAGGTGGATATTCTGCCCACGTTGTTGGACCTGCTTAATTGTTCCGCCATCCACGCGTCAATGGGCGGCTCGCTGTTGTCCGGCAAAGAGGAGCATTATGCGGTGGTGCGGCACGGGGCAGAATTCGCCGTCTTCGACGACCGGATGGCGCTGAGCAGCGACCTGGAAAAAATAAACGGTTTGTATGATTACAGGAACGACGGCGCTTTTAAGAACGACCTGCAAACGGCGAAGCCTGCAGAAGCCAGGAAACTGTTGGCATATCTGCAGGCCTATATCCAGCAGGCTTCGCATGCCATTGCCAAGGATAGGATCTGTAGGGCTGAGGATGTGAAATAA
- a CDS encoding gamma carbonic anhydrase family protein → MIKSYKDKKPKISPKAFVAETAVIIGDVEVGEKSNIWYGVTIRADINHIRIGAETNIQENTVIHVDLNDRGLGDCATTVGDRVTVGHGAILHGCKIEDDCLIGMGAIVLSGARIGAGSVVAAGALVKEGRQIPPRSMVMGMPAEVKRQLPEEAVEKIRASAKHYVELAEEHKR, encoded by the coding sequence ATGATCAAATCATACAAAGACAAAAAACCCAAGATCAGCCCCAAGGCCTTCGTGGCCGAGACCGCGGTTATCATTGGCGATGTAGAGGTCGGGGAAAAATCCAACATCTGGTACGGAGTGACTATCCGGGCCGACATCAACCACATCCGGATCGGAGCCGAGACCAACATCCAGGAGAACACGGTGATCCACGTGGACCTGAACGACCGGGGGTTGGGCGACTGCGCCACCACCGTCGGCGACCGGGTAACGGTAGGGCATGGGGCCATTCTGCACGGCTGCAAGATAGAGGACGACTGCCTGATAGGCATGGGGGCCATCGTGCTGTCCGGGGCCAGGATCGGAGCCGGGTCGGTGGTGGCGGCCGGGGCGCTGGTGAAAGAAGGCCGGCAGATCCCGCCCCGCTCCATGGTGATGGGCATGCCGGCCGAGGTCAAGCGGCAGCTACCGGAAGAAGCGGTGGAGAAGATCCGGGCCAGCGCCAAGCACTATGTGGAATTGGCGGAAGAGCATAAGAGATAA